The proteins below come from a single Nitrosospira sp. Is2 genomic window:
- a CDS encoding cytochrome c oxidase assembly protein — MNTVHANSVILKKLLIFTLVMFGFGFALVPFYEKICEVTGINNLLQADTLTEEVKVDTARWVTVDLDANTRGLPWDFKPLQRNIRVHPGELVEVMYEVKNNSNREINGQAIPSYSPQLLAKHLKKLECFCFSKQVLKPNETRQMPVQFMIEPTLPADFNTVTISYTFFELGSDRAASDG; from the coding sequence ATGAATACAGTTCACGCCAACTCGGTAATACTAAAGAAGCTATTGATTTTTACCTTAGTGATGTTTGGCTTTGGTTTTGCGTTGGTGCCGTTTTACGAAAAGATCTGTGAAGTAACGGGTATCAATAATTTATTGCAGGCAGATACGTTAACGGAAGAAGTCAAGGTTGATACTGCCCGCTGGGTAACGGTGGACCTGGACGCAAATACCCGCGGATTACCCTGGGACTTCAAGCCGCTTCAACGCAACATACGCGTGCATCCAGGCGAACTGGTTGAGGTTATGTACGAGGTAAAGAATAACTCGAACCGCGAGATCAACGGTCAGGCGATACCCAGCTACAGTCCGCAATTGCTTGCCAAGCATCTGAAAAAGCTGGAATGTTTTTGTTTCAGCAAACAGGTATTAAAGCCAAATGAGACGAGGCAGATGCCGGTTCAATTCATGATTGAACCGACCCTGCCCGCTGATTTCAATACAGTGACCATTTCGTACACATTTTTTGAACTTGGGAGTGATCGAGCCGCAAGTGATGGGTAA
- a CDS encoding DUF2970 domain-containing protein: MKAVSWAFFGVRKQSDHDRDAATLTMGQVIIAGIIGAALFVLAVFLLVKFVTR, translated from the coding sequence ATGAAGGCAGTCTCTTGGGCTTTTTTTGGAGTCCGGAAACAGAGCGATCACGACCGCGACGCAGCGACGCTGACAATGGGACAGGTAATAATCGCGGGAATAATCGGTGCGGCCCTGTTTGTTCTAGCTGTGTTTTTGCTCGTTAAGTTTGTAACACGTTAA